A stretch of the Panthera uncia isolate 11264 chromosome D1, Puncia_PCG_1.0, whole genome shotgun sequence genome encodes the following:
- the LOC125938291 gene encoding tripartite motif-containing protein 43-like, with protein sequence MSLRREMIRAEYRKVYHLLYEEERRYLERMEKESNEILQQLRASEDSMDQKGKVLRGMYEDLKKTCHEPDVELLQHFENTLKRSESVQLHMPQPVDPRLSLWPITGLIERLNHFLVPIFFENETTTCHMPLFEDLRRWLFSRDHPDVVTNATRSKYFLAWGAQTFTCGQHYWEVDGGNCRNWALGFCDDSWTMRNDMALDSEGIFLLFCIKEDNQCRLFSSSPLSPQYVERPLGHVGVFLDYECGVVSFVNVANCSLICSFLSRSFCLPLRPFLCSAPS encoded by the exons ATGTCTCTGCGGAGGGAGATGATCCGTGCTGAATATCGGAAGGTGTACCACTTGCTTTACGAGGAAGAGAGACGTTATTtagagagaatggagaaagaaagcaacGAGATTTTACAACAACTCAGAGCAAGTGAGGACAGCATGGACCAAAAGGGAAAAGTCCTAAGAGGAATGTATGAGGACCTCAAGAAAACGTGTCATGAGCCAGACGTGGAGCTGCTCCAG cattttgaaaacactttaaaaag GAGTGAGTCAGTGCAGCTGCACATGCCCCAACCTGTGGATCCACGGCTCAGTTTATGGCCCATCACGGGGCTGATAGAGAGACTCAACCATTTTCTTG TGcccattttttttgaaaatgaaacaacGACCTGTCACATGCCGCTGTTTGAAGATCTGAGACGTTGGCTCTTCAGTCGCGATCATCCTGACGTTGTCACTAATGCAACAAGATCAAAATACTTTCTGGCATGGGGAGCCCAGACATTTACCTGTGGTCAGCATTActgggaggtggatggggggaacTGTCGGAACTGGGCCCTTGGATTTTGCGATGATTCTTGGACAATGAGGAATGACATGGCGCTTGACTCAGAGGGGATTTTTCTACTCTTTTGTATCAAAGAGGACAACCAGTGTCGTCTCTTTAGCTCCTCCCCACTGTCGCCTCAATATGTAGAAAGGCCTCTGGGCCACGTGGGGGTGTTCCTGGATTATGAGTGTGGTGTGGTGAGCTTTGTGAACGTGGCCAATTGCTCCCTCATTTGCAGTTTCCTCTCACgttccttctgtcttcctctccgaCCCTTTCTATGCTCTGCACCCTCGTGA